A region from the Flavobacterium enshiense genome encodes:
- a CDS encoding energy transducer TonB, with translation MVQFDISAAEKRKSLLLTVVIYAFLVLILFFIRFWPPANINELAALGGGGGGGGVTINFGDSDVGMGDNFQSEVLNVKNDVKQVVAESAPEEDIISSDTPEDNAVVIAKNPNPVKAKPIVKTDPKPVEVKKPTVSKNTNDALSSLLNGSKKGGDGDDNQAGNKGKANGDLASNGYYGSGGSGGGTGGGNGTGNGTGTGPGSGSGSGGGNGSGVGKGNGGGYSLGNRRALSTPDPKYTCNEEGRVVVEVSVDKTGKTIAVTPGIKGTTNTAKCLLDQARIAAMNTRWQASEDAPERQVGKIIYTFSLN, from the coding sequence ATGGTACAGTTTGATATATCAGCAGCAGAAAAAAGAAAGTCATTATTGTTGACAGTAGTGATTTATGCCTTTCTGGTGCTGATATTATTTTTTATACGATTCTGGCCGCCTGCAAATATTAATGAATTGGCTGCGCTTGGCGGAGGTGGCGGTGGCGGAGGTGTGACCATCAATTTTGGTGACAGTGACGTCGGAATGGGGGATAACTTTCAGAGTGAAGTGCTGAATGTAAAGAACGATGTGAAACAGGTAGTGGCTGAGTCTGCTCCTGAAGAAGATATTATTTCAAGCGATACGCCCGAAGACAATGCGGTAGTGATAGCGAAAAATCCGAACCCAGTAAAAGCAAAACCTATTGTAAAGACAGATCCGAAACCGGTTGAGGTAAAAAAACCGACTGTTTCCAAAAATACCAACGATGCCTTGTCCAGTTTGCTGAACGGCTCTAAAAAAGGTGGTGATGGCGATGATAACCAGGCCGGAAACAAAGGAAAAGCAAACGGTGATTTAGCTTCTAACGGCTATTACGGTTCTGGAGGCTCCGGTGGAGGAACTGGAGGAGGTAACGGAACCGGAAATGGAACAGGGACAGGCCCGGGAAGCGGAAGCGGCTCTGGCGGTGGTAACGGAAGTGGCGTAGGTAAAGGAAATGGTGGTGGATATTCGTTAGGAAACAGAAGAGCATTATCTACACCAGATCCAAAATATACTTGTAACGAAGAAGGTAGAGTTGTGGTAGAAGTTTCTGTGGATAAGACAGGTAAGACTATTGCGGTTACTCCGGGAATTAAAGGAACGACAAATACAGCTAAATGTTTATTGGATCAGGCACGTATTGCGGCTATGAATACCCGTTGGCAGGCGAGCGAGGATGCTCCAGAACGTCAGGTGGGGAAAATCATTTATACCTTTAGTTTGAATTGA
- a CDS encoding ExbD/TolR family protein: MPIKRNKRFHAEVATSSLSDIMFFLLLFFLIISTLANPNVIKMTLPKSKNNEKTNKQLISLSVTEEKRFFLDKQEVPFDQLEKTLLTKIGDNKEQAVVVRIPYNLQVQDLVDVLQIGVKNNLKFVIATSASK, encoded by the coding sequence ATGCCGATAAAACGAAATAAACGATTTCATGCAGAAGTCGCCACCAGTTCGTTGAGCGACATTATGTTCTTCCTGCTTTTGTTCTTTTTGATCATTTCGACCCTCGCGAATCCGAACGTTATAAAAATGACGCTTCCTAAATCGAAAAACAATGAAAAGACAAACAAGCAGCTTATCAGCCTGTCCGTTACGGAAGAGAAACGCTTTTTCCTTGACAAACAGGAAGTCCCGTTTGATCAATTAGAGAAAACCTTATTAACAAAGATAGGAGACAATAAAGAACAAGCCGTTGTGGTGCGCATCCCGTACAATCTTCAGGTGCAGGATTTGGTTGACGTATTACAGATCGGTGTAAAAAACAATTTGAAATTCGTAATTGCCACCAGTGCATCGAAATAG
- a CDS encoding MotA/TolQ/ExbB proton channel family protein yields MTGFFLQVQNDTLTKATGAVVEGVVKNNEISVLEFILKGGIFLIPIAVLLFYTIYIIIERFMYIKKATKTDPHLMKDIRTHLNAGNIDMAISSAERDGAASAIVIKEGIQTIGRPISEIESNMEKMANIEIGEMEKKLGVLGLVAGIAPTLGFIGTISGVIKIFYSISVTENISIGNISGGLYEKMISSGAGLVVGIIAYSAYHLYNGMIDNYSLNMQRHVLEFVNIIQRPNADKTK; encoded by the coding sequence ATGACTGGATTTTTTTTACAAGTACAAAATGACACCCTGACCAAAGCAACCGGCGCTGTTGTAGAAGGTGTAGTGAAAAACAACGAAATTTCCGTATTGGAGTTCATCTTAAAAGGAGGTATTTTCCTGATTCCGATTGCTGTCTTACTTTTCTATACGATATACATCATCATTGAACGATTCATGTACATCAAAAAAGCCACAAAAACCGATCCTCATTTAATGAAAGATATCCGCACGCATCTTAATGCCGGAAATATCGATATGGCAATTTCTTCTGCGGAACGTGACGGAGCCGCTTCAGCGATTGTTATCAAAGAAGGCATCCAAACCATTGGCCGCCCTATTTCCGAAATCGAGTCCAACATGGAAAAAATGGCTAACATTGAAATCGGGGAAATGGAGAAAAAACTGGGCGTTTTAGGCCTTGTTGCCGGTATCGCTCCCACTCTTGGGTTTATCGGTACGATTTCCGGGGTAATTAAAATTTTCTACAGCATTTCGGTTACGGAAAACATCAGTATCGGAAACATTTCCGGAGGTTTGTACGAGAAAATGATCAGTAGTGGTGCCGGACTTGTCGTGGGTATTATCGCTTATTCGGCGTACCACCTATACAACGGTATGATCGACAACTACTCACTGAACATGCAAAGACACGTGTTGGAATTCGTTAACATAATCCAGAGACCAAATGCCGATAAAACGAAATAA
- a CDS encoding bifunctional folylpolyglutamate synthase/dihydrofolate synthase, protein MTYQETLDWMFAQLPMFQQQGASAYKKDLTNTILLSTRLGNPEKKLRFIHVAGTNGKGSTSSMIASVLQEAGCKVGLYTSPHLKDFRERIKIDGNEISQEFVVDFIADNKSFFEENQLSFFEMTVGLAFDYFVKEKVDVAVIEVGMGGRLDSTNIITPLVSVITNIGFDHTQFLGDTLGAIAGEKAGIIKPNVPVVVGEYTPETKPVFLAKAAACGSDIYFASDLILEDYPCGLLGDYQFHNKKTVVKTIDVLKGHFAVSEEDLKTGLLNVVSNTGLLGRWQQLSSNPKVICDTAHNSHGLKIVLNQIAKEKFEKLFFVLGVVNDKDLDSILPLFPKNANYFFCKPNIFRGLDAEELCEKASVFGLEGRVCDSVSGAYNEALQAAGKNDFIYVGGSTFVVAEIM, encoded by the coding sequence ATGACTTATCAGGAAACTTTAGACTGGATGTTTGCCCAATTGCCGATGTTTCAACAGCAGGGTGCATCAGCCTATAAGAAGGATTTGACCAACACGATTTTACTTTCGACGCGTTTAGGAAATCCCGAAAAAAAGCTGCGATTTATACACGTGGCAGGAACCAACGGAAAAGGTTCTACTTCATCGATGATTGCTTCAGTACTGCAGGAAGCTGGGTGCAAAGTGGGTTTGTATACTTCGCCGCATTTAAAAGATTTCCGGGAGCGTATCAAAATCGACGGAAATGAAATTTCACAAGAATTTGTGGTGGATTTCATAGCAGATAATAAGTCTTTTTTTGAAGAAAATCAATTGAGTTTCTTTGAGATGACCGTAGGTTTGGCCTTCGACTATTTTGTCAAGGAAAAAGTTGATGTGGCCGTTATTGAGGTCGGTATGGGAGGGCGATTGGATTCTACCAATATCATCACGCCTTTGGTTTCGGTGATTACTAATATCGGATTTGATCATACCCAGTTTTTGGGAGATACATTGGGAGCAATTGCTGGTGAAAAAGCCGGAATTATCAAACCGAATGTTCCGGTGGTTGTCGGAGAGTATACTCCTGAGACAAAACCGGTTTTTTTGGCTAAAGCTGCAGCATGTGGTTCGGATATTTATTTTGCTTCAGATTTGATACTGGAAGATTATCCTTGTGGGTTATTGGGCGATTATCAGTTTCATAACAAGAAAACGGTGGTGAAAACCATTGATGTTTTAAAAGGACATTTTGCGGTTTCAGAAGAAGATTTAAAAACCGGACTTTTAAATGTTGTCAGTAATACCGGATTGTTGGGCAGATGGCAGCAGCTTAGTTCTAATCCAAAGGTAATTTGTGATACGGCCCATAACAGCCACGGACTTAAGATTGTCCTGAATCAGATAGCAAAAGAAAAATTTGAAAAATTATTCTTCGTCTTAGGTGTCGTAAATGACAAGGATTTGGATTCTATTTTGCCTTTGTTTCCAAAAAATGCGAATTATTTTTTCTGCAAGCCAAATATTTTTCGCGGACTTGATGCAGAAGAACTTTGTGAGAAGGCATCGGTTTTTGGGTTGGAAGGAAGAGTATGTGATTCTGTTTCAGGAGCTTATAATGAAGCGCTGCAAGCTGCTGGTAAAAATGATTTTATTTATGTCGGAGGAAGTACGTTTGTAGTCGCAGAAATTATGTAA
- a CDS encoding UDP-N-acetylmuramoyl-tripeptide--D-alanyl-D-alanine ligase: protein MRIEDIYQCFLQSTGVCTDTRKITPDCLFVALKGDNFDANEFAQQALNNGAAFAIIDNKKYFTDEDKMLLVPDSLKALQDLANYHRQELGLPIIALTGSNGKTTTKELINTVLSKKYITKATVGNLNNHIGVPLTLLSFDENTDIGIVEMGANHQKEIEMLCEIAEPDYGYITNFGKAHLEGFGGVEGVIKGKSELYQYLEAHHKTVFVNLDDQIQKEKTEKLTRFTFSTGKGSDVQINAVTANPMVKIGFENIELNSHLIGIYNANNINAAVTIGKYFNVDDNDIKQAIEDYIPANNRSQLMEKNGNHIILDAYNANPSSMAAAIENFIQLDGSHKIAILGDMFELGKESINEHKKVIDLLLNQTQIETYFVGKDFFANKTENNHLHFHDSYDSFATAFQSKKPTGKTILIKGSRGMALERTLDIL, encoded by the coding sequence TTGTCGCGCTGAAAGGCGATAATTTTGATGCTAATGAATTTGCTCAACAAGCTTTGAATAACGGAGCCGCCTTTGCTATTATTGACAACAAAAAATACTTCACAGACGAAGACAAAATGCTACTTGTTCCAGACAGCTTAAAGGCCCTACAGGATTTAGCAAACTACCATCGTCAGGAATTAGGCTTACCCATAATAGCATTAACCGGAAGCAACGGAAAAACCACAACGAAAGAACTAATTAACACGGTTCTTTCAAAAAAATACATCACCAAAGCAACCGTTGGAAATTTAAACAACCACATCGGAGTACCTTTAACCCTACTTTCATTTGATGAAAATACCGATATTGGCATAGTGGAAATGGGTGCGAATCATCAAAAAGAAATTGAAATGCTTTGCGAAATTGCAGAACCCGATTATGGCTATATAACCAATTTCGGAAAAGCACACTTGGAAGGCTTTGGTGGCGTGGAAGGAGTAATCAAAGGAAAGAGTGAACTTTACCAATATTTGGAAGCCCATCACAAAACTGTCTTTGTAAATTTAGATGATCAGATTCAAAAAGAAAAAACAGAAAAGCTGACCCGCTTCACTTTCTCAACTGGCAAAGGAAGCGATGTACAAATCAACGCTGTAACCGCCAATCCAATGGTTAAAATCGGATTCGAAAACATAGAACTTAATTCTCATTTAATCGGCATCTACAACGCTAATAACATAAATGCTGCAGTCACAATCGGCAAATACTTCAATGTAGACGATAATGATATCAAACAGGCAATTGAAGATTACATCCCCGCCAACAACCGCTCCCAATTAATGGAGAAAAACGGCAATCATATTATTTTAGACGCCTATAACGCAAATCCGAGCAGTATGGCAGCCGCTATAGAGAACTTTATTCAATTGGACGGAAGCCACAAAATTGCCATTCTAGGAGATATGTTTGAGCTGGGAAAAGAAAGCATCAACGAGCATAAGAAAGTTATCGATTTATTACTGAATCAAACCCAAATTGAAACTTACTTCGTCGGAAAAGATTTTTTCGCAAATAAAACCGAAAATAATCACCTTCACTTCCATGACAGTTACGACTCTTTTGCAACAGCTTTCCAAAGCAAAAAGCCCACTGGAAAAACCATACTAATTAAAGGATCAAGAGGCATGGCACTGGAAAGAACATTAGATATACTTTAA